The following coding sequences are from one Diabrotica virgifera virgifera chromosome 2, PGI_DIABVI_V3a window:
- the LOC126880799 gene encoding uncharacterized protein LOC126880799 encodes MIENQLRSLETLGITADKYAAILYPLIESCLPEDMIRLWHRSSQFLRPSGSVSMHNVEESAEVSTLETRLSGLMSFLQNEVQNEQKINLATEGFGLSTENKYKSNNLVEKKNIKLPKQGTDQPSATAAGLINYEVDRCIFCEGQHDSINCFKAQKLSMEQKRRTLSEKKACFRCLKVRHSSKNCRARLNCILCCKSHVVLMCPDLPVNKIDTSTSSISRSEENRTEDQMLANLNNTQVFLQTLRVNIRSAHGTKQVRALIDTGSQRTYILQRTAQEMGFSAKGTENIVHTLFGGKSTSEQRHKLYKVTASEGAYSCSFDALDQPKICADVSPVYHGPWVEELSDMNISLSDVGHIAPIEILLGADVVGKLYTGRKYQLQCGLVAVETLLGWTLMGKVPAVASNFSTSMMSIALFVDSSSVAKLWELDIIGITDPVEKLTREVTAKEAKNFFYETIRCDNEGRYEVMLPWLNKHPLISDNLVVTRRRLDTTLNKLKKSNLFESYNLIFNEWLNEGVIEIVNNPEENNCVHYLPHRPVIKNTSETTKIRPVFDASSHEQGRPSLNQCLEVGPNLIELIPSVLLRVQTTKNRCCVGYSKGFSSNFCTFEGQRFFEVPMGKQ; translated from the coding sequence ATGATAGAGAATCAACTTCGTTCACTTGAGACCTTAGGCATAACTGCTGACAAATATGCGGCAATATTGTATCCCCTTATTGAGTCATGTTTACCGGAGGATATGATCAGACTATGGCATAGATCTTCACAGTTTTTAAGGCCTTCTGGTTCCGTATCCATGCACAATGTCGAAGAATCTGCAGAAGTTTCAACTTTGGAGACAAGATTAAGTGGGCTAATGAGTTTTCTACAAAATGAAGTtcaaaatgaacaaaaaattaatttagcaaCGGAAGGTTTTGGTTTATcgactgaaaataaatataaatccAATAACCTGGttgaaaagaagaatataaaattaCCAAAGCAAGGAACTGATCAGCCGTCAGCGACCGCTGCTGGGTTGATAAATTATGAGGTTGACAGGTGTATTTTTTGCGAAGGACAGCATGACAGTATCAATTGTTTTAAAGCACAAAAATTGTCTATGGAACAGAAACGACGAACATTGTCAGAAAAGAAAGCCTGTTTTCGATGTTTGAAGGTGCGACATTCTTCGAAGAACTGTAGAGCACGTTTGAATTGTATTTTGTGTTGTAAATCCCATGTTGTTTTGATGTGTCCTGATTTACCTGTTAACAAAATTGATACATCGACCTCAAGTATCAGCCGCTCGGAAGAGAATAGGACTGAAGATCAGATGCTTGCGAATTTGAATAATACACAGGTTTTTTTACAAACTCTGCGAGTAAACATAAGAAGTGCACATGGTACTAAACAAGTAAGGGCACTTATTGACACTGGATCGCAGAGAACATATATTTTACAGCGTACCGCACAAGAAATGGGTTTTTCTGCTAAAGGAACGGAAAATATCGTACATACGTTATTTGGCGGTAAAAGTACTTCTGAACAACGACATAAATTATACAAGGTAACTGCGAGTGAAGGAGCTTACTCTTGTTCATTTGATGCCTTAGATCAACCAAAAATTTGTGCAGATGTCTCTCCTGTTTATCACGGCCCTTGGGTTGAGGAACTTAGTGACATGAATATTTCGCTCAGCGATGTTGGACATATAGCACCAATTGAGATTTTGTTAGGAGCTGATGTTGTAGGCAAATTGTATACAGGGAGGAAATATCAGTTACAGTGTGGTCTTGTAGCAGTTGAAACTTTGTTAGGTTGGACCCTTATGGGCAAGGTGCCGGCAGTTGCTTCTAATTTCAGCACATCTATGATGTCGATTGCGTTGTTTGTTGATAGTTCTTCTGTGGCGAAACTCTGGGAGCTTGATATTATTGGGATAACCGATCCTGTAGAAAAATTGACACGAGAGGTGACGGCCAAGGAGGCTAAGAATTTTTTCTATGAGACTATCCGATGTGACAACGAAGGTAGGTATGAGGTTATGTTACCTTGGTTGAACAAGCATCCTTTAATTTCAGATAATTTAGTTGTCACTAGAAGAAGGTTAGATActactttaaataagttgaaaaagTCCAATTTGTTTGAATcgtataatttaatattcaatgaGTGGTTGAACGAGGGTGTGATCGAAATAGTAAATAATCCCGAAGAGAATAATTGTGTGCACTATTTGCCTCACAGGCCCGTTATTAAAAATACTAGCGAAACCACGAAAATTAGGCCAGTCTTTGATGCATCATCTCATGAACAGGGTCGTCCTTCTTTGAACCAGTGTTTAGAGGTAGGGCCTAATCTTATTGAACTTATTCCTTCTGTGTTATTACGGGTTCAGACAACAAAAAATAGGTGTTGTGTCGGATATTCGAAAGGCTTTTCTTCAAATTTCTGTACATTCGAAGGACAGAGATTTTTTGAGGTTCCTATGGGTAAACAATGA